The nucleotide window CGCTACAAGACCCTTACTTGAACACTTTACGTAAAGAGAAAGTCGGGGTGTCCATCTATCTGGTCAACGGGATCAAACTGCAAGGCACGATCGAGTCTTTCGACCAGTTCGTCATCCTTCTGAAAAACACCGTCAGCCAGATGGTCTACAAACACGCTATCTCGACAGTCGTGCCGGTTCGTCCAATTCGTCTGCCAAGCGCAACCGAATCCGAAGGCGGTGACGCTGAACCGGGTAACGCCTGATAGGAGTCTCCTTTGTTCTTTGAGCGCCACGGTGGTGGTGAACGGGCCATTCTCGTTCACCTGGATGGACAGGACCCTGAGGCGCGCGAAGACCCGCAGGAGTTTCAGGAGTTGGCACTTTCGGCCGGCGCCGAGACCGTCGCGTTTTTCAACGTGCCGCGTCATCGGCCAACCGCCAAATTCCTGATCGGCAGTGGCAAGGTCGAGGAGTTGCGCGACCTGGTCAAGACCGAAGAAGCCGATCTGGTGATCTTCAATCACATCCTCACGCCCAGTCAGGAACGTAACCTCGAACGCGTATTCGAGTGTCGCGTGATCGACCGTACGGGCCTGATTCTCGATATCTTCGCCCAGCGCGCCCGTACCCATGAAGGCAAGCTCCAGGTCGAACTGGCCCAGCTCGAGCACATGAGCACGCGGCTCGTTCGCGGCTGGACGCACCTTGAGCGGCAGAAAGGTGGTATCGGCCTGCGTGGTCCGGGTGAAACCCAGCTGGAAACCGACCGGCGCCTGTTGCGGATTCGCCTGCGCCAGATCAAGGGGCGCCTGGAGAAGGTCCGCAGCCAGCGCGAGCAGTCGCGGCGCGGCCGCAAGCGCGCGGACATCCCGACGGTCTCCCTGGTGGGCTATACCAACGCCGGCAAGTCGACGCTGTTCAATAACGTGACGCAGTCGGACGTCTACGCCGCCGACCAGTTGTTCGCCACGCTCGACCCGACCTTGCGCCGGCTCGACCTGGACGACCTCGGGCCGATCGTGCTGGCCGACACCGTGGGTTTCATCCGCCACCTGCCGCATAAACTGGTCGAGGCTTTCCGGGCTACGCTCGAAGAGTCGAGCAACTCCGACCTGCTGCTGCATGTGATCGATGCCGCCGAGCCGGACCGGATGCTGCAGATCGAGCAGGTCATGGTGGTGCTCGGCGAGATCGGAGCCCAGGACTTGCCGATCCTGGAGGTATACAACAAACTCGATTTGCTCGAAGGCGTGGAGCCGCAGATCCAGCGCGATGCCGATGGCAAGCCGCAGCGGGTCTGGTTGTCGGCCCGGGACGGTACCGGTCTCGAACTGCTCGAGCAGGCCGTGGCGGAGCTGTTGGGCAGCGACCTGTTTGTCGGCACGCTGAAGCTGCCGCAACGGTTCGCCCGCCTGCGTGCCCAATTCTTCGAGCTGGGTGCGGTGCAAAAAGAAGAACATGACGAGGAAGGCACTTGCCTGCTGGCGGTTCGCCTGCCGCGGACGGAGCTGAATCGGCTGGTCAGTCGAGAAGGGCTGAAACCGATGGAATTCATCGAGCAACACACTTTGCAATAAAAGCCTGAGAAAGCTGTGTCAGGCATTCTGTAGCATTGGCCGGCGCGCCGTGGGTGCGTCTTTGCTTTATCAGATGGAGAGCGCTATGGCTTGGAATGAGCCGGGTGGCAACTCGAATAACCAGGATCCCTGGGGCGGCAAGCGTCGTAACAACGGCGACCGCAAGGGGCCACCGGATCTCGACGAGGCCTTCCGCAAGCTGCAGGAAAGCCTGAACGGTTTGTTCGGTGGTGGTAAGAAACGCGGTGATGACGGCAGTGGTCGTCCAGGCAAGAGCGGCGGTTTCGGCCTGCTCGGCATTGGCCTGGTCGTGCTCGCGGCTATCTGGCTGTACAGCGCGGTGTATGTCGTGGACGAGCAGGAACAGGCCGTGGTGCTGCGCTTTGGCAAGTACTACGAAACCGTCGGCCCGGGCCTGAACATCTATTTCCCGCCGATCGACCGGAAGTTCATGGAAAACGTCACGCGTGAGCGTGCCTACACCAAGCAGGGCCAGATGCTCACGGAAGACGAAAACATCGTCGAAGTGCCACTGACCGTGCAGTACAAGATCACCAACCTGCAGGACTTCGTACTGAACGTCGACCAGCCGGAAGTCAGCCTGCAGCATGCCACCGAGAGTGCGTTGCGCCATGTGGTGGGTTCCACCGCCATGGACCAGGTGCTGACCGAGGGCCGTGAGCTGATGGCCAGCGAAATCAAGGAGCGCCTGCAGCGGTTCCTCGATACCTATCGCACCGGTATCACCGTCAC belongs to Pseudomonas sp. B21-028 and includes:
- the hfq gene encoding RNA chaperone Hfq, with the translated sequence MSKGHSLQDPYLNTLRKEKVGVSIYLVNGIKLQGTIESFDQFVILLKNTVSQMVYKHAISTVVPVRPIRLPSATESEGGDAEPGNA
- the hflX gene encoding ribosome rescue GTPase HflX yields the protein MFFERHGGGERAILVHLDGQDPEAREDPQEFQELALSAGAETVAFFNVPRHRPTAKFLIGSGKVEELRDLVKTEEADLVIFNHILTPSQERNLERVFECRVIDRTGLILDIFAQRARTHEGKLQVELAQLEHMSTRLVRGWTHLERQKGGIGLRGPGETQLETDRRLLRIRLRQIKGRLEKVRSQREQSRRGRKRADIPTVSLVGYTNAGKSTLFNNVTQSDVYAADQLFATLDPTLRRLDLDDLGPIVLADTVGFIRHLPHKLVEAFRATLEESSNSDLLLHVIDAAEPDRMLQIEQVMVVLGEIGAQDLPILEVYNKLDLLEGVEPQIQRDADGKPQRVWLSARDGTGLELLEQAVAELLGSDLFVGTLKLPQRFARLRAQFFELGAVQKEEHDEEGTCLLAVRLPRTELNRLVSREGLKPMEFIEQHTLQ
- the hflK gene encoding FtsH protease activity modulator HflK, with protein sequence MAWNEPGGNSNNQDPWGGKRRNNGDRKGPPDLDEAFRKLQESLNGLFGGGKKRGDDGSGRPGKSGGFGLLGIGLVVLAAIWLYSAVYVVDEQEQAVVLRFGKYYETVGPGLNIYFPPIDRKFMENVTRERAYTKQGQMLTEDENIVEVPLTVQYKITNLQDFVLNVDQPEVSLQHATESALRHVVGSTAMDQVLTEGRELMASEIKERLQRFLDTYRTGITVTQVNVQSAAAPREVQEAFDDVIRAREDEQRSRNQAETYANGVVPEARGQAQRIIEDANGYRDEVVSRAKGEADRFTKLVVEYRKAPEVTRERLYLDTMQEVFSNTSKVLVTGNKNGQSNLLYLPLDKMVESGRNTSTPPASTASSSNEANARAAVEQQQQARTRESR